Proteins encoded by one window of Helicobacter sp. 11S03491-1:
- a CDS encoding chemotaxis protein CheW: MDDMQEIMEDFLIEAFEMVEQLDQDLVELENNPQDLELLNRIFRVAHTIKGSGSFLNFGTLTRLTHNMEDVLNKARKSEIKLTPDIMDIILESIDLMKSLLITIRDTGTDSNTNINISDAVKKLQAISNEKDQVPFKNQHADQKKSIEQKTSSSHPATPTNPENPLADEPDKDYEHMSSEEVEAEIQRLLQKRQAADKQKRAQKKNQDNLTKTPSPKQESPNSLLKNTQPPKTTENKTPSTNVEQTVRVDVRRLDHLMNLIGELVLGKNRLIRIYGDVEERFDGERFLEELNQVVSSISTVTTDLQLAVMKTRMQPIGKVFNKFPRMVRDLSRELGKSIDLVITGEETELDKSIVEEIGDPLIHIIRNSCDHGIETPEERNIIGKEETGKVELKAYNEGNHIVIEIADDGKGLDPDMLKQKAIEKGIITEREADGMSDKEAFGIIFKPGFSTAKVISNVSGRGVGMDVVKTNIEKLNGIIEIESEKGKGTTEKLKIPLTLAIIQALLVGVQEEYYAIPLSSVLETVRVTQDEIYTVDGKSVLRLRDEVLSLVRLADIFKVNSVLEPTKEVYVVIIGLADQKIGVIVDYLIGQEEVVIKSLGYYLKNTPGIAGATVRGDGKITLIMDVAAMMEMAKSIKISINKLLDEAESSKIKNSPSDYIILAIDDSNTDRAIMKKCLKPLGVTVLEASNGVEGLEIIKNSDKTPDAVLVDIEMPRMDGYTFATEVRKYNKFKNLPLIAVTSRKRKTDRMLGVESGMTEYITKPYTPEYLANVVKRNIKLNLTGAGNE; encoded by the coding sequence ATGGATGATATGCAAGAAATAATGGAGGATTTTTTGATTGAAGCATTTGAAATGGTCGAGCAACTTGATCAAGACTTGGTTGAGCTTGAAAATAACCCTCAAGATCTAGAACTCCTCAATCGTATTTTTAGAGTCGCTCATACTATCAAGGGATCAGGATCGTTTTTGAATTTTGGTACACTCACTCGCTTGACACACAACATGGAAGATGTCCTCAACAAAGCCAGAAAAAGTGAAATCAAACTCACTCCGGATATTATGGATATCATCTTAGAATCAATTGACTTAATGAAATCTCTATTAATAACTATTAGAGACACAGGAACGGATTCTAATACAAATATTAATATCTCAGATGCAGTAAAAAAACTCCAAGCAATTTCAAATGAAAAAGACCAAGTCCCATTCAAAAACCAACACGCAGATCAAAAAAAATCAATAGAACAAAAAACCTCTTCCTCCCATCCGGCAACACCAACAAATCCGGAAAATCCCTTAGCAGATGAACCGGATAAAGACTATGAGCATATGAGTTCTGAAGAAGTCGAAGCAGAAATCCAAAGACTTCTCCAAAAGCGTCAAGCAGCCGATAAACAAAAACGTGCTCAAAAGAAAAATCAAGATAACTTGACAAAAACACCTTCTCCAAAACAAGAGTCTCCTAACTCACTCCTCAAAAATACTCAACCCCCTAAAACAACTGAGAATAAAACTCCATCAACAAATGTAGAACAAACCGTCCGTGTTGATGTGCGTCGCTTGGATCATTTGATGAATCTTATTGGTGAGCTTGTTCTTGGCAAAAATAGATTGATCCGAATTTATGGCGATGTAGAAGAGAGATTTGATGGTGAAAGATTTTTAGAAGAACTCAACCAAGTTGTTTCTTCTATTTCAACGGTTACAACTGATTTGCAACTTGCTGTAATGAAAACAAGAATGCAACCCATAGGAAAAGTATTTAACAAATTTCCAAGAATGGTGAGGGACTTATCCAGAGAACTTGGTAAAAGTATTGATTTGGTTATCACAGGTGAAGAAACAGAACTGGATAAATCTATCGTCGAAGAAATTGGAGATCCTCTTATCCACATCATTCGAAATTCTTGTGATCATGGTATTGAAACCCCTGAAGAAAGAAATATCATAGGCAAAGAAGAGACCGGAAAAGTCGAACTCAAAGCCTATAACGAAGGCAATCATATTGTCATTGAAATTGCTGATGACGGGAAAGGTCTTGACCCGGACATGCTCAAACAAAAAGCTATTGAAAAAGGAATTATCACAGAAAGAGAAGCTGATGGGATGAGTGATAAAGAAGCATTTGGGATTATTTTTAAGCCGGGTTTTTCCACTGCAAAAGTTATTTCTAATGTCTCAGGAAGAGGTGTAGGCATGGATGTAGTCAAAACAAATATCGAAAAACTCAATGGTATTATTGAAATAGAATCTGAAAAGGGCAAAGGCACTACAGAAAAACTCAAAATCCCTCTCACTCTTGCAATTATTCAAGCTTTGCTTGTAGGCGTGCAAGAAGAATACTATGCTATCCCGCTTTCTTCGGTTCTTGAAACAGTGCGTGTCACTCAGGATGAAATTTATACCGTTGATGGAAAAAGCGTCTTAAGACTTCGCGATGAAGTGCTTTCGCTTGTGCGTCTTGCAGATATTTTTAAAGTAAATTCTGTCCTTGAACCCACTAAAGAAGTTTATGTGGTGATTATAGGTCTTGCTGACCAAAAAATTGGTGTAATTGTAGATTATTTAATAGGACAAGAAGAAGTCGTTATCAAATCTCTAGGTTATTATCTCAAAAATACTCCCGGAATAGCAGGAGCTACTGTGAGGGGTGATGGAAAAATTACATTAATTATGGACGTAGCTGCAATGATGGAAATGGCAAAAAGCATCAAAATAAGCATTAATAAACTTTTAGATGAAGCTGAATCTTCTAAAATCAAAAATTCTCCCAGTGATTATATTATTCTTGCTATTGATGATAGCAATACCGATCGAGCCATTATGAAAAAATGTCTTAAACCCTTAGGAGTTACTGTTTTAGAAGCTTCTAATGGGGTCGAAGGGCTTGAAATTATAAAAAATAGCGACAAAACTCCTGATGCAGTGCTTGTTGATATAGAAATGCCTCGAATGGATGGCTATACTTTTGCAACAGAAGTCAGAAAATACAATAAATTTAAAAACTTACCCCTCATCGCCGTTACAAGTCGAAAAAGAAAAACAGATCGTATGTTGGGCGTTGAATCAGGCATGACTGAATATATCACCAAACCCTATACTCCTGAATATCTTGCTAACGTCGTCAAAAGAAATATAAAATTGAATCTAACCGGAGCCGGCAATGAATGA
- a CDS encoding TatD family hydrolase: MSYLVDTHCHLDNQCYENDFEEVILRAKSKGIEKIIIPGADPKDLPRAIDIAQNHPYIYFAPGIHPYEIGSSTLDSISCWATHPKCVGIGECGLDYYRLPQTNQDIYKALQKEVFISQIQLALKHDLPLIVHIREASKDAFEILNTYKNLRGVLHCFNADEILLGLSDRFYYGIGGVCTFKNAKKIIEILPKIPKNRLLLETDAPYLTPHPHRGERNEPMFIPLIVQKLSETLMMSPDEIAHLSTQNAYQLFGKI, translated from the coding sequence ATGAGCTATTTAGTTGATACTCACTGCCATCTGGATAATCAATGCTATGAAAATGACTTTGAAGAAGTTATCCTTAGAGCAAAATCAAAAGGCATAGAAAAAATCATCATTCCGGGAGCTGATCCAAAAGACTTACCTAGAGCCATTGATATTGCGCAAAATCATCCTTATATTTATTTTGCACCGGGTATTCATCCCTATGAGATTGGAAGTAGCACATTAGATAGTATTAGTTGTTGGGCTACTCACCCAAAATGTGTAGGGATTGGAGAATGCGGGTTAGATTATTACCGTCTCCCTCAGACCAATCAAGACATTTATAAAGCCCTACAAAAAGAAGTATTTATTTCTCAAATCCAACTAGCCCTAAAGCATGATTTGCCCTTGATTGTCCATATTCGAGAAGCAAGCAAAGATGCTTTTGAGATTTTAAATACTTATAAAAACTTAAGAGGAGTGCTACACTGCTTTAATGCAGATGAGATTTTATTAGGACTTTCAGATAGATTTTATTATGGCATAGGAGGTGTTTGCACGTTTAAAAATGCGAAAAAAATCATCGAAATCTTGCCAAAAATTCCAAAAAACAGATTATTGCTTGAAACAGATGCCCCCTATCTCACTCCTCATCCACATCGAGGCGAACGAAATGAGCCAATGTTTATCCCTCTTATTGTCCAAAAACTCTCTGAAACTCTCATGATGAGTCCGGATGAAATTGCACATTTGAGCACACAAAATGCTTATCAACTATTTGGAAAAATATAA
- a CDS encoding chemotaxis protein: MAKDHLQKHQLNANEIELIDFRIFETRDNRLYEGIYGINVAKVQEIIKMPEIFEIPASPDYITGVFDLRSTLIPLVDLCKWIGISTYPSNKEKNIIIAQINHIQIGFMVDCVKRIRRISWQNIQPAHFNFSNTTSREKITGVTQVEEGKTLLILDLESIAADLNLTEENNKKQTTPSVKSKFNGIVLFLEDSTSARNLIAKNLTDMGFEIVEAMDGQDGILKLEKLYEKFQESLPHHLRLIISDVEMPKMDGFHFLSQIHNDKRFYNIPVIFNSSICDKYSAQKAKELGAKAYLVKFDTDKFYDEISKILS, encoded by the coding sequence TTGGCAAAAGATCATCTCCAAAAGCATCAATTAAATGCAAACGAAATTGAGCTTATTGATTTTAGGATTTTTGAAACTAGGGATAATCGTCTTTATGAAGGTATTTATGGTATCAATGTCGCTAAAGTTCAAGAAATTATCAAAATGCCTGAAATTTTCGAGATCCCTGCAAGCCCTGATTATATCACAGGTGTCTTTGATTTGAGATCAACATTAATCCCTTTGGTTGATCTTTGCAAATGGATTGGTATCTCCACTTATCCTTCCAACAAAGAAAAAAATATCATTATTGCCCAAATCAATCATATTCAAATAGGTTTTATGGTCGATTGTGTAAAACGCATCAGACGCATTAGCTGGCAAAATATACAACCTGCCCATTTTAATTTTTCAAACACAACCTCAAGAGAAAAAATTACCGGAGTTACGCAAGTTGAAGAAGGTAAAACGCTTTTAATTCTTGATTTAGAAAGTATTGCTGCTGATTTGAACCTCACTGAAGAGAACAATAAAAAACAAACAACTCCTTCTGTAAAAAGCAAATTCAATGGCATTGTTTTATTCTTAGAAGATAGCACTTCTGCCAGAAATCTCATCGCAAAAAATCTTACGGATATGGGCTTTGAAATTGTAGAAGCTATGGATGGGCAAGATGGTATTCTCAAATTAGAAAAATTGTATGAAAAATTTCAAGAATCCCTCCCTCACCATCTCAGATTAATTATTTCTGATGTAGAAATGCCCAAAATGGATGGATTTCATTTTTTATCACAAATCCATAATGACAAAAGATTTTATAATATTCCTGTTATTTTCAATTCCTCTATTTGTGATAAATACAGTGCGCAAAAAGCAAAAGAATTAGGAGCTAAAGCTTATTTAGTTAAATTTGATACAGATAAATTTTATGATGAAATTTCAAAAATTCTAAGCTAA
- a CDS encoding metallophosphoesterase: MKNSLSNIPIIKDGALFIADAHYINGDERLPQLLKNLIFSPPPQVFFMGDIFHLLVGHVPSSQKDNQPLLALICELSQKCETFYFEGNHDFGIDSYLLPNVKIYPRTLQPALFTQENKYFLLAHGDIFLSKKYEIYINTLTNPFFLSFLKIIDRLSFGGIYHIFAKKIHKKNISQLKFNHEQFDIFSKKRIQKYTEFAAKNHLHAPYGIIEGHFHIGQNTQRYFSLPSFYCQESSFVIQSYL; the protein is encoded by the coding sequence ATGAAAAATTCACTCTCTAATATCCCTATAATCAAAGATGGAGCTTTATTTATCGCTGATGCTCACTATATTAATGGCGATGAAAGACTCCCTCAATTATTGAAAAATCTCATATTTTCCCCACCTCCACAAGTTTTTTTTATGGGAGATATTTTTCATCTGTTAGTAGGGCATGTCCCTTCCAGTCAGAAAGATAATCAACCTCTTCTTGCTTTGATTTGTGAGTTATCCCAAAAATGCGAAACATTTTATTTTGAAGGCAATCATGATTTTGGGATTGATAGCTATTTGTTGCCAAATGTGAAAATATACCCACGCACCCTGCAACCTGCATTATTCACCCAAGAAAACAAATACTTTTTACTTGCTCATGGGGATATTTTCTTGAGTAAAAAATATGAAATCTATATCAACACACTGACCAACCCTTTTTTTTTAAGTTTTTTAAAAATAATCGATCGACTAAGCTTTGGGGGCATTTATCACATCTTCGCAAAAAAGATTCACAAAAAAAATATTTCTCAATTAAAATTTAATCACGAACAATTTGATATTTTTAGCAAAAAAAGAATTCAAAAATATACTGAATTTGCGGCAAAAAATCATTTACACGCTCCTTATGGGATTATAGAGGGACATTTTCATATTGGACAAAACACTCAAAGATATTTTTCGCTACCTTCTTTTTATTGCCAAGAAAGTAGTTTTGTTATACAATCATATCTATAA
- the ribE gene encoding riboflavin synthase, with amino-acid sequence MFSGLVREIAKVKKFQNNILSLQASYKPQIGDSISVNGACLTVVKNHQDGFDVELSKHTQKHVALENYQGFIHIEPALLANSRFDGHFVQGHIDGIGVIQNIVSKINQTDFIIHASKEVLDLVIPQGCIAVDGISLTVSDIFHNGFKLTLIPYTMEHTLFGSYKLHRRVNIETDVLVRSVAHILKKRDKDLDLKSWKEIDSILLGY; translated from the coding sequence TTGTTTAGCGGGCTTGTGCGTGAAATTGCAAAAGTGAAAAAATTTCAGAACAATATCTTATCTCTACAGGCTTCTTATAAGCCTCAAATTGGGGATAGCATATCTGTTAATGGAGCTTGCCTTACTGTAGTGAAGAATCATCAAGATGGTTTTGATGTTGAGCTTAGCAAACACACACAAAAACACGTTGCTTTGGAAAATTATCAAGGGTTCATACATATAGAACCTGCGCTATTGGCAAACTCTAGATTTGATGGGCATTTTGTCCAAGGGCATATTGATGGGATTGGGGTTATTCAAAATATTGTTTCAAAAATAAATCAAACTGATTTCATAATTCATGCTTCTAAGGAGGTCTTAGATCTTGTCATTCCTCAAGGTTGTATTGCAGTAGATGGGATAAGTCTTACAGTATCTGATATTTTTCATAATGGTTTCAAACTCACGCTTATTCCCTATACAATGGAACACACTTTGTTTGGTTCTTACAAACTTCACAGAAGGGTCAATATTGAAACAGATGTTTTAGTAAGAAGTGTTGCGCATATTCTTAAAAAACGAGACAAAGATCTTGATTTAAAATCATGGAAAGAAATTGACTCTATTTTGTTGGGTTATTGA
- the argC gene encoding N-acetyl-gamma-glutamyl-phosphate reductase codes for MNKIPVGIIGVSGYTGLELIKILLNHPVFEINYVANSQGEQYLCDIHPALKGVFDLKIQKANPKEASKKCSLVFLALPHKNAMSFAKELLACGVKVVDLSADYRLEQKNYESHYATLHTDTQNLSKAVYGLVEYTREKIKKASLVANPGCYPTATLLGLIPFLPYLENSSIFVDAKSGVSGAGKQLTQNTHYPTINENIFSYSPFQHRHQIEIEEKCAILGNKPVKVNFVPHLVPFTQGMLVSIFATLKQTIDPLEILKKCYENEAFIRIRDIPADVHSVRGSNFCDIFAKCRGKDIYINTAIDNLLRGASSQGVVNANLMCHLDENLSIPKIG; via the coding sequence ATGAATAAAATCCCTGTAGGAATTATTGGAGTAAGTGGCTACACGGGGTTAGAGTTGATAAAAATACTCTTAAATCATCCTGTTTTTGAAATCAATTATGTGGCAAATTCTCAAGGCGAGCAATATCTTTGTGATATTCATCCTGCCCTTAAGGGAGTTTTTGACTTAAAAATTCAAAAAGCTAACCCCAAAGAAGCTTCAAAAAAATGTTCTTTAGTTTTCCTTGCCTTGCCACACAAAAATGCCATGAGTTTTGCCAAAGAACTTCTTGCTTGCGGAGTTAAAGTAGTGGATTTATCAGCTGATTATCGATTGGAACAAAAAAATTACGAATCCCACTATGCAACCTTGCATACAGATACACAAAATCTCTCTAAGGCTGTTTATGGATTAGTAGAATACACAAGAGAAAAAATCAAAAAAGCCTCTTTAGTAGCAAATCCCGGTTGTTACCCTACGGCTACTTTACTGGGGCTTATACCCTTTTTGCCTTATTTGGAAAACTCCAGTATATTTGTAGATGCCAAAAGTGGGGTTAGCGGAGCAGGCAAACAACTCACCCAAAATACTCATTACCCCACAATCAACGAAAATATTTTCAGTTATTCTCCATTCCAACACCGTCATCAAATCGAAATAGAAGAAAAATGCGCTATTTTGGGCAATAAGCCCGTAAAAGTCAATTTCGTACCCCATCTTGTCCCTTTTACGCAAGGAATGCTTGTAAGTATTTTTGCTACACTCAAACAAACCATAGATCCCCTTGAAATTCTAAAAAAATGCTATGAAAATGAGGCATTTATTAGAATTAGAGATATTCCTGCAGATGTTCATAGTGTACGTGGAAGTAATTTTTGTGATATTTTTGCCAAATGCAGAGGAAAAGATATTTATATCAACACAGCCATAGATAATCTCTTAAGAGGAGCAAGCTCTCAAGGGGTTGTCAATGCTAATTTAATGTGTCATTTGGATGAAAATCTCTCCATCCCAAAAATTGGCTAA
- a CDS encoding chemotaxis protein CheW, translating to MNDNKTLKEIFNKQKENNTRINKQEEIEDILQVIGFIVGNEEFAVPILNVIEIVKPIEYTRVPGTPNYVLGVFNLRGNVFPLINLRLKFGIPAAKQDKDTRYLVVRHHDEIAGFVIDKLTEAIRIKNSDIDPVPETLVEQDNPVYGVGKREDKLVTILKIETLLKRDF from the coding sequence ATGAATGATAACAAAACACTCAAAGAAATTTTTAACAAGCAAAAAGAAAATAATACACGCATCAACAAACAAGAAGAAATTGAAGATATTTTACAAGTTATTGGATTTATTGTAGGTAATGAAGAATTTGCAGTGCCTATTTTAAATGTGATTGAGATTGTTAAACCTATAGAATACACAAGAGTTCCCGGGACTCCAAACTATGTTTTGGGAGTGTTTAATCTGAGAGGGAATGTATTTCCTTTGATTAATTTGCGACTTAAGTTTGGAATCCCTGCTGCTAAACAAGACAAAGATACTCGTTACCTTGTTGTGCGTCATCATGATGAAATTGCCGGATTTGTAATTGATAAACTCACAGAGGCAATTCGAATCAAAAATTCTGATATTGATCCGGTCCCTGAAACTCTTGTCGAACAAGATAATCCTGTATATGGAGTAGGCAAAAGAGAAGATAAGCTTGTTACAATTCTTAAAATAGAGACGCTTTTAAAAAGAGATTTTTAA
- a CDS encoding EscU/YscU/HrcU family type III secretion system export apparatus switch protein: protein MKNKTLKAAALAYNRQIDTPPKILASGVGEVAKNIIAKAKEFDVPLFANPVLADSLTNITIDDCIPEELYHGITEIFIWLENTQQVCQLSKEE, encoded by the coding sequence ATGAAGAATAAAACTCTCAAAGCAGCTGCACTTGCTTATAACAGACAAATAGATACCCCTCCAAAAATACTTGCTTCAGGAGTTGGAGAAGTGGCAAAAAATATCATTGCTAAAGCAAAAGAATTTGATGTACCGCTTTTTGCTAATCCGGTTTTGGCAGATTCTCTAACGAATATAACTATTGATGATTGTATTCCTGAAGAGCTTTATCATGGAATTACAGAGATATTTATTTGGCTAGAAAATACGCAGCAAGTTTGTCAATTAAGCAAAGAAGAATAA
- a CDS encoding methylenetetrahydrofolate reductase translates to MLSMEFIPKQKDQDFEMIAKWLDKIHLDFIIIPDSPNLKSTPEASIVALIFEKKLGIQFIPSIAGSGRREERIESLLLGLKYSNIFNVAVVGGDCSGMGEIDGVGLAKKAKNILGEESLIICGSKGTIDLANKKNLEAKISNGANLIITQPIFHPKTAQKFLKDFEDVAKGSKVEAMIGFFPIYEERFCIQIRENNLGFDIPLGYQKDIAKNPFESNLKLYEEMKAICPHIHISGAKNNFLNNFISFLPSSKDF, encoded by the coding sequence ATGTTAAGCATGGAATTTATCCCCAAGCAAAAAGATCAGGATTTTGAGATGATAGCCAAATGGCTTGATAAAATTCATTTAGATTTTATCATCATTCCTGATAGCCCCAATCTAAAATCTACGCCGGAAGCCTCTATAGTAGCCCTAATTTTTGAAAAAAAATTAGGCATTCAGTTTATTCCAAGTATTGCAGGTTCAGGTAGAAGAGAAGAAAGAATAGAGAGTCTTTTGCTTGGGTTGAAATATTCAAATATCTTCAATGTAGCTGTTGTTGGAGGGGATTGTTCCGGGATGGGGGAAATAGATGGAGTGGGACTGGCAAAAAAAGCAAAAAACATATTAGGAGAGGAAAGTTTAATCATTTGTGGGAGTAAGGGGACAATTGATTTGGCAAATAAAAAAAATTTAGAAGCAAAAATTTCTAATGGCGCAAACCTCATTATCACTCAGCCTATTTTTCACCCAAAAACAGCGCAAAAATTCTTGAAAGATTTTGAAGATGTGGCTAAGGGAAGTAAAGTAGAGGCAATGATAGGGTTTTTTCCTATCTATGAAGAAAGGTTTTGTATTCAAATTAGAGAGAATAATTTAGGTTTTGATATTCCCTTAGGTTATCAAAAAGATATTGCAAAAAATCCTTTTGAGAGTAATTTGAAACTTTATGAAGAGATGAAAGCCATTTGCCCCCATATCCACATCTCCGGAGCAAAAAACAATTTCTTAAATAATTTTATTTCGTTTTTGCCTTCTTCAAAGGACTTTTAA
- the glmU gene encoding bifunctional UDP-N-acetylglucosamine diphosphorylase/glucosamine-1-phosphate N-acetyltransferase GlmU, with amino-acid sequence MSVSVIILAAGAGTRMKSPLPKVLHKICGKEMLFFSIKEALKISDDIHIVVFHQYDKIIQTTQKAFEDCLDKINFHLQNYDCYPGTGGALMGASQTPFPTKYDKILILNGDMPLITQEELEKILLPISPITLSVFTLENPSGYGRVIVENQKVQKIIEEKDACESIKTISTANAGVYAIHKSILETYLPKLHNDNAQKEFYLTDIIDLASKDKIDITPVFVDEKSFLGINSKLHLSQAEDVMLERLRNQAINQGVTIHLPHTVYLEADVVFEGQCHIQPGVCISGKSKIVNSVIKSHTVIEDSLIENSDIGPMAHIRPGCQIFNTHIGNFVEVKASKLTGVKAGHLSYLGDCQIDKGSNIGAGVITCNYDGKKKHKTIIGENVFVGSDTQLIAPLNIQSNVLIASGTTMTKDAKEGDLVVSRIKQENKSGGFYRFFNLFKK; translated from the coding sequence ATGTCTGTATCTGTCATTATCTTAGCAGCAGGGGCAGGAACAAGGATGAAATCACCTCTCCCAAAAGTCTTGCATAAAATTTGCGGTAAAGAAATGCTATTTTTTTCTATAAAAGAAGCTCTAAAGATAAGTGATGATATTCATATTGTGGTTTTTCATCAATACGATAAGATTATTCAAACCACTCAAAAAGCATTTGAAGATTGTTTGGATAAAATTAATTTTCATTTGCAAAATTATGATTGCTATCCCGGAACCGGTGGGGCGCTCATGGGGGCATCTCAAACCCCATTCCCTACAAAATATGATAAAATTCTTATTCTCAACGGGGATATGCCCCTCATTACTCAAGAAGAACTTGAAAAAATACTTTTACCAATAAGTCCTATTACTCTTAGCGTCTTCACCCTTGAAAATCCAAGCGGGTATGGACGCGTCATCGTAGAGAACCAAAAAGTCCAAAAAATTATTGAAGAAAAAGATGCCTGTGAGTCTATTAAAACTATTTCCACAGCCAATGCAGGGGTTTATGCAATCCATAAGAGTATCCTGGAAACTTATTTGCCGAAGTTGCATAATGACAATGCCCAAAAAGAATTTTATCTTACAGACATTATTGATCTTGCCTCAAAAGATAAAATAGACATCACTCCTGTATTTGTAGATGAAAAATCATTCCTGGGTATCAATTCAAAACTCCATCTTTCCCAAGCAGAAGATGTTATGCTGGAACGCTTAAGAAATCAAGCAATCAATCAAGGGGTTACAATACACCTCCCTCATACTGTATATCTGGAAGCAGATGTAGTTTTTGAAGGACAATGCCATATCCAACCGGGGGTATGTATTAGTGGAAAATCTAAGATTGTTAATTCTGTAATTAAAAGCCATACTGTTATAGAGGATAGCTTGATTGAAAATTCCGATATAGGACCTATGGCGCATATACGACCCGGTTGTCAAATATTCAATACCCATATTGGCAATTTTGTAGAAGTCAAAGCCTCTAAACTCACAGGAGTAAAGGCAGGGCATCTGAGTTATTTGGGGGATTGCCAAATTGATAAGGGTAGCAATATTGGAGCAGGCGTGATTACTTGCAATTATGATGGCAAAAAAAAGCACAAAACCATTATAGGAGAAAATGTCTTTGTGGGTAGTGATACGCAACTCATAGCTCCCCTAAACATTCAATCTAATGTCCTCATAGCAAGCGGGACAACCATGACAAAAGATGCCAAAGAAGGAGATTTGGTTGTTTCCAGGATCAAACAAGAGAATAAATCCGGGGGATTTTATCGATTTTTTAATTTGTTTAAAAAATAA
- the thiS gene encoding sulfur carrier protein ThiS, with protein sequence MKLIINGQTQEFRTSLSIQAILDALGIEAKVVAVALNSLVVKKQEWHSTFPKEGDKIEFLQFMGGGEISSIILYHHLKEKI encoded by the coding sequence ATGAAATTAATCATCAATGGACAAACCCAAGAATTCAGAACTTCTCTTAGCATACAAGCCATCCTTGATGCACTTGGCATTGAAGCAAAAGTCGTTGCAGTAGCTTTGAATTCGCTTGTAGTTAAAAAACAAGAATGGCATAGCACTTTCCCCAAAGAGGGAGACAAAATAGAATTTTTACAATTTATGGGCGGGGGAGAAATCTCATCTATAATTTTATACCATCATTTAAAAGAAAAAATATGA
- the fliP gene encoding flagellar type III secretion system pore protein FliP (The bacterial flagellar biogenesis protein FliP forms a type III secretion system (T3SS)-type pore required for flagellar assembly.): MRVIFAIIIGILAGVSLGYGADVSIPTVNLSLSAPSSPKQLVTTLNIVVILTLLVLAPSLVLVMTSFTRLIIVFSFLRTALGTQQSPPTQILVSLALVLTFFIMEPVAKEGYHAGIEPYMSNKISYDVAFEKTVAPFKNFMLKNTREKDLALFFRIRKLPNPQTIEDVPLSILVPAFMISELKTAFQIGFLLYLPFLVIDMVVSSILMAMGMMMLPPVMISLPFKILIFVLVDGFNLLVGNLVASFK; encoded by the coding sequence ATGAGAGTGATATTTGCCATTATCATCGGGATTCTTGCAGGTGTTAGTCTGGGTTATGGAGCTGATGTTAGCATCCCTACAGTGAATCTTTCCCTCTCCGCGCCTTCATCGCCCAAACAGCTTGTTACGACATTAAATATTGTTGTTATTTTAACCTTATTAGTATTAGCACCTTCTTTGGTGCTTGTGATGACAAGTTTTACGCGTCTTATTATTGTTTTTTCATTTTTGCGCACTGCTTTAGGTACCCAGCAATCTCCTCCTACACAAATTTTAGTTTCTTTGGCATTGGTTTTGACATTTTTTATTATGGAGCCGGTAGCAAAAGAAGGCTATCATGCCGGTATCGAACCTTATATGTCTAATAAAATTTCTTATGATGTTGCTTTTGAAAAAACGGTTGCTCCATTTAAAAATTTTATGCTTAAAAATACGCGTGAAAAAGACTTGGCTTTATTTTTTAGAATTCGTAAATTGCCAAATCCTCAGACTATTGAAGATGTTCCTTTGAGTATTCTTGTGCCTGCGTTTATGATTAGTGAGTTAAAAACAGCTTTTCAGATAGGATTTTTATTGTATTTGCCTTTTTTGGTAATCGATATGGTGGTGAGTTCGATTTTGATGGCGATGGGTATGATGATGCTTCCTCCTGTGATGATTTCTTTGCCATTTAAAATATTAATTTTTGTACTTGTAGATGGATTTAATTTGTTGGTGGGGAATTTGGTGGCAAGTTTTAAATAG